The Populus alba chromosome 4, ASM523922v2, whole genome shotgun sequence genome contains a region encoding:
- the LOC118059972 gene encoding 5-methyltetrahydropteroyltriglutamate--homocysteine methyltransferase: protein MNRFSHHILAPFSSHRVISLRSLSFSTSFTATNSHSPPSLIRFSFRTFSISAMASHIVGYPRMGPKRELKFALESFWDGKSSAEDLQKVAADLRSSIWKQMTDAGIKFIPSNTFSCYDQVLDTTAMLGAVPPRYGWNGGEIGFDVYFSMARGNASVPAMEMTKWFDTNYHYIVPELGPEVNFSYASHKAVNEYKEAKALGVDTVPVLVGPVSYLLLSKPAKGVEKSFSLLSLIDKILPVYQEVLAELKAAGASWIQFDEPKLVMDLGANELQAFTHAYSALETSLSGLNVLVETYFADVPVEAYKTLTSLKSVTGFGFDLVRGTKTLELIKGGFPSGKYLFAGVVDGRNIWANNLASSLDTLKALEGIVGKDKLVVSTSCSLLHTAVDLVNEPKLDKEIKSWLAFAAQKVVEVNALAKALAGQQDEAFFSANAAAQASRKSSPRVTNEAVQKAAVALKGSDHRRATNVSARLDAQQKKLNLPILPTTTIGSFPQTMDLRRVRREYKAKKISEQNYVEAIKEEINKVVKIQEELDIDVLVHGEPERNDMVEYFGEQLSGFAFTANGWVQSYGSRCVKPPIIYGDVSRPKAMTVFWSSMAQSMTKRPMKGMLTGPVTILNWSFVRNDQPRFETCYQIALAIKDEVEDLEKAGITVIQIDEAALREGLPLRKSEHAFYLNWAVHSFRITNCGVEDTTQIHTHMCYSNFNDIIHSIIDMDADVITIENSRSDEKLLSVFREGVKYGAGIGPGVYDIHSPRIPSEEEIADRIEKMLAVLESNILWVNPDCGLKTRKYAEVKPALSNMVAAAKHLRTKLGSSQ, encoded by the exons ATGAACCGGTTCTCTCATCACATACTCGCGCCGTTCTCATCTCATAGAGTCATATCCCttcgctctctctctttctccacTTCCTTCACCGCCACCAATTCCCACTCTCCTCCTTCACTTATCCGCTTCTCCTTTCGCACCTTCTCTATTAG TGCAATGGCTTCCCACATCGTTGGTTACCCTCGCATGGGCCCCAAGAGAGAACTCAAGTTTGCTTTGGAATCTTTCTGGGATGGCAAGAGCAGTGCTGAAGATTTACAGAAGGTGGCAGCTGATCTCAGGTCATCCATCTGGAAGCAGATGACTGATGCTGGAATCAAGTTTATTCCCAGCAACACTTTTTCATGCTATGATCAGGTGTTGGACACTACAGCCATGCTTGGTGCTGTTCCTCCAAGATATGGATGGAATGGTGGTGAGATTGGATTTGATGTCTATTTTTCCATGGCTAGAGGTAATGCCTCAGTCCCGGCCATGGAAATGACCAAGTGGTTTGATACCAACTA CCATTACATTGTCCCTGAATTGGGACCAGAAGTTAACTTCTCCTACGCATCTCACAAGGCTGTCAACGAGTACAAGGAGGCCAAGGCT CTTGGAGTTGATACTGTGCCCGTCCTCGTCGGTCCTGTTTCATACTTGTTGCTATCAAAACCAGCAAAGGGTGtggagaaatccttctctctcctctcgctAATTGACAAGATTCTTCCTGTCTACCA GGAAGTTCTGGCTGAACTAAAGGCAGCAGGTGCAAGCTGGATTCAGTTTGATGAGCCGAAGCTTGTGATGGATCTTGGAGCTAATGAATTGCAAGCATTTACCCATGCCTACTCTGCACTTGAGACATCTTTATCTGGTTTGAATGTTCTGGTTGAGACATATTTTGCTGATGTTCCAGTTGAAGCATACAAAACACTCACTTCTTTGAAGAGTGTTACTGGATTTGGGTTTGACCTGGTTCGGGGAACAAAGACCCTAGAATTGATTAAGGGTGGATTTCCTTCTGGAAAATACCTCTTTGCTGGAGTGGTTGATGGAAGGAACATCTGGGCCAACAATCTTGCTTCTTCCCTCGATACACTAAAAGCTCTCGAGGGCATTGTTGGCAAAG ACAAGCTTGTAGTATCCACTTCCTGCTCTCTTCTGCACACTGCTGTTGATCTAGTTAACGAGCCTAAGTTGGACAAAGAGATCaagtcatggcttgcatttgcaGCACAGAAAGTAGTTGAAGTAAACGCCTTGGCTAAGGCACTTGCTGGACAGCAGGATGAG GCATTCTTTTCTGCAAATGCAGCAGCTCAGGCTTCAAGAAAATCCTCACCAAGGGTGACAAATGAGGCTGTTCAAAAGGCT GCCGTTGCTTTGAAGGGTTCTGACCACCGCCGTGCCACCAATGTTAGTGCTAGGCTGGACGCTCAGCAGAAGAAGTTGAACCTTCCTATTCTTCCTACCACAACAATTGGATCATTCCCTCAGACCATGGACCTTAGAAGAGTGCGCCGTGAATACAAGGCTAAGAA gATCTCAGAGCAAAATTATGTTGAGGCCATCAAGGAGGAAATTAACAAGGTTGTCAAAATCCAGGAAGAGCTTGACATTGATGTTTTGGTGCATGGTGAACCAGAA AGGAACGACATGGTTGAGTACTTTGGTGAGCAATTGTCTGGTTTTGCCTTCACCGCTAATGGGTGGGTCCAATCTTATGGTTCTCGTTGTGTCAAGCCTCCTATCATCTATGGTGATGTGAGCCGCCCCAAGGCCATGACTGTATTCTGGTCTTCAATGGCTCAAAGTATGACTAAGCGACCCATGAAGGGAATGCTTACTGGTCCAGTTACCATTTTAAACTGGTCCTTTGTCAGAAACGACCAGCCCAG ATTTGAGACCTGCTATCAAATAGCTTTGGCCATCAAGGATGAGGTTGAGGATCTTGAGAAAGCTGGAATCACTGTCATTCAGATTGACGAGGCTGCTTTGAGAGAAGGCTTGCCCCTAAGGAAGTCTGAGCATGCTTTCTATTTGAACTGGGCCGTTCACTCTTTCAGGATCACTAATTGTGGAGTCGAAGACACCACTCAG ATCCACACCCACATGTGCTACTCAAACTTCAATGACATCATCCACTCAATCATTGACATGGATGCTGATGTGATCACTATAGAGAACTCCAGATCAGATGAGAAGCTTCTGTCAGTCTTCCGTGAGGGCGTGAAATACGGTGCAGGCATTGGCCCTGGTGTTTATGACATTCACTCTCCTAGGATCCCCTCAGAAGAAGAAATTGCAGACCGCATTGAGAAGATGCTTGCTGTCCTTGAAAGCAACATCCTTTGGGTCAACCCTGATTGTGGTTTGAAGACCCGCAAATATGCTGAAGTCAAACCTGCCCTCAGCAACATGGTCGCAGCTGCCAAGCATCTTCGCACCAAGCTCGGAAGTTCTCAGTGA
- the LOC118060377 gene encoding uncharacterized protein: MAKVSDHVCEDIGSTMEWVKEAGFGSLLVHLTGRVARFTRVSASQDSSIRSGTQDRGDNEWIRFNKEVIVPSDFDFFTKSIQGFEGGMLYIGPAKPVKENNPKPAAGPQRPANDKPQDQKSGTGFGCSSRASKV, translated from the exons ATGGCTAAAGTTAGTGATCATGTTTGTGAAGACATTGGTTCCACAATGGAATGGGTTAAAGAAGCTGGATTTGGTAGCCTACTTGTGCATCTAACAG GGCGTGTAGCTCGCTTCACTCGT GTTTCTGCAAGTCAGGATTCAAGCATCAGGTCAGGAACTCAAGATCGGGGTGACAATGAATGGATCCGTTTTAACAAGGAGGTTATTGTTCCatcagattttgatttttttacaaaatccaTCCAAGGTTTTGAGGGCGGAATGCTATATATCGGTCCAGCCAAACCGGTAAAGGAAAACAATCCAAAGCCAGCTGCAGGACCTCAAAGGCCTGCAAATGATAAACCACAAGACCAAAAGAGTGGGACAGGATTCGGCTGCTCAAGTCGTGCCTCCAAAGTCTAG
- the LOC118059963 gene encoding uncharacterized protein translates to MESKPTGNAAAARVHEEFEPSMDWIQEPGADTLRIYLPGFKKDQLKVQVTSSRILRVIGERKLSEHRWRTFRKEIPIPTNYDINEIAARFERGILYVNHPKIIVADAPKPQEQVPSPVEPSTYDQKPALEKAQSPPIQAPGKPEQKSSSAEGKVEPPSESATEPKKQPQEKPASEQQPEDPVAKVGMEKQTGGEIEGAENDNLSPRTPRKEKDPVKYEWNEKSTNNGQAEAKGIATTSKSAKPGNLVDSIIDSTNMVKDKAEKGLLSGAEKLGMESYKKDFSGLVMDMKKPRTLVTLVLVILFIMVLGMYGRNAIRSLKKSDN, encoded by the exons ATGGAGTCAAAGCCAACTGGTAATGCAGCTGCTGCACGTGTTCATGAAGAGTTTGAACCATCAATGGACTGGATACAGGAGCCAGGAGCTGACACTCTGCGAATCTATTTACCAG GCTTCAAGAAAGATCAGCTGAAAGTTCAAGTAACCTCATCGCGTATTCTAAGGGTCATCGGAGAACGCAAACTGAGTGAGCATAGATGGAGAACTTTCCGCAAGGAGATTCCTATCCCAACAAATTATGACATCAATGAGATCGCTGCAAGGTTTGAAAGGGGAATCCTTTATGTGAACCATCCTAAAATAATTGTTGCAGATGCTCCTAAGCCACAGGAACAAGTGCCATCGCCTGTGGAACCATCGACGTATGATCAGAAGCCAGCACTGGAAAAGGCACAATCGCCTCCGATACAAGCCCCAGGTAAACCTGAACAAAAGTCGTCATCAGCTGAGGGAAAAGTGGAGCCACCCTCAGAATCAGCTACCGAGCCTAAAAAACAACCACAGGAAAAGCCCGCAAGCGAGCAACAACCTGAAGATCCTGTTGCAAAGGTTGGCATGGAGAAACAAACGGGTGGCGAGATTGAGGGAGCAGAAAATGATAATCTTTCACCGAGGACACCGAGGAAGGAGAAAGATCCAGTGAAATATGAATGGAATGAGAAGAGCACTAACAATGGGCAAGCTGAAGCAAAGGGAATTGCCACAACAAGCAAAAGTGCTAAACCTGGAAATCTTGTTGACTCTATCATTGATTCTACAAACATGGTTAAAGATAAAGCAGAAAAAGGACTTCTAAGTGGAGCTGAGAAACTCGGAATGGAAAGTTACAAGAAGGATTTCAGTGGTTTGGTCATGGACATGAAGAAGCCAAGAACATTGGTGACCCTGGTTctggttattttatttattatggttCTAGGGATGTATGGTAGGAATGCAATCAGATCCCTCAAGAAATCTGATAATTAA